ATTGTGTTTGAGACTGCTTAAAATGAGACAGAATTCTCAGCCGCTTGTCTGTGACTAAACTTGTGGAGTCTCGCAACCTTTAACACATGGAAAGAGAAAGGGATTTGACAAATTATGGGCAACAAATTAGAAGTCAAAAGAGCAAGCAGTCTTATGTAACATTTCCCACAATGGCAAGTTGACAACCAAGGGGACCTTTGGCCACTGCCTAGAATTACATAAAATGATTGTACAAGATGGAGGAAGGAGGTTGGACAACCACTCAAAATACATAACCATGACATTCTGGCCTTTATTTACAGTGAGATGCAGGAGAGGCGTTCTCATGTAGATCTACCATTGGTGTTCTGATTTGTACTACAGTGAACCCagcttaaaaaaaccaaaccaaacccagtgccatcgagtcgattccgactcctagcgaccctataggccagggtaaaactgcccccacagagtttccaaggagcacctggtggattcgaactgccagccctttggttagcagccgtagcacttaactaatAATCCGCATTGCTACTAAAAACAGCTCCCAAATCATCCTTTTGTAGTTTGAATCAAAATAGTGCTTGATTAAGGAGGGAAGGACATTTCGAGGCATTCACACATGACTCTCAAATGTACAGCTTTGATTCCCGAAGTGTGGTgcgtggaccagcagcatcagcatcactggGGAGATACGTGAGGAGCCTGGCCTACACCCCAGAACACTCAACGGGAGTCTGATTCGTATGCCAGGTGATGTGTATACACATTAAAGCTTGGGAAGGAAGCACTGGCCTTGGGAGACACAAAGATCTAGAAAGAGTCTTCCAACCTGGTAAAAGATATTACAGTGCGCGcaagcgcgcacacacacacacacaggcactctAAAGCAGAATATGATAAGTGCCATGTAAAAAGTAATTACGTAGCATTAGGCGAgcatggagaaaagaaaggtcacttCCAGGAGATGAGCTTCAGAAAAGCCCATATGGGGCCTTGAAGAATGAGTAAGGTTGGGTGGGCACAGGTAGGGAGGCAAAGGTAGAGGTGCTGGAgagggtggcggggggggggttgGGAGCAGAGTGTGGTGGAGCCTGAGGAGGGACTGTGGAGAGAAGGCCCTAGAGTAAGTAGGGCAGAGGGTGAAGGGCCTGGACTATTCTGGAGGCAGCAGGCGTGGTGCTCTTGGCTGTTGCAGAGTGGACATGTCAGCTGAGGTGGTGTGGCCTGCCATCGGAGTGCCGCAGGGTTGGGGAAGCAAGAGGCAGGTGGTTAACAGCAGTGCAGGTAAGAGGAGGGCCTCAGCCAGGGAGCCAAGGATGCTGAGAACTTCAATGTGGGGAGAGCTGACAGCTGGTTGATGGGAGAAGGGAGAGGGGTGTCCAGGGTGGGTGAGATGCCCTGGTGGCCTTTGGAGAGTGGAGGAAAGCAGTTGGGAAAGGCAGTTGAGGGGAAAGACAAGAATATCACGTCTTTTCCTCCTCCCATCTTTAAACTGGGAGGTCGCCTTTCTGCTTAGGATCGACCAGGTGACCTGGTTTTTGTCTCCGGGCTATAAAAACAGACAGCTACCAGATTCTTAATCCTAGAACCTATTGATGTGgcaaaatgaacaaatgaattaaCGGTGCCACTTCAGTACCTAAATGAATTGGGTTTTGGCCAGCGTTTGCAGGAAGCTTCCGCACGAACTCAGGGGATGATTTCCATTTGAAAACACAGCTCGAAGAGCACTTAATAAGTGCAATTTGATGACGATAATGATGATTGACATAGCAGCATCATATATACCCAGCTAAGCACATGTTCCATCCCGGGGAACAGTAACAAGGAGCCAGGTCCAGGGCACAGCTAAGGTAGAAGCCCCTTTGGGATTGGAGTGCCATGTGGCTGAAGGCAATTCTAAAATCGCTGGCTGAGCTTTTTGCTGTGGTAAAGTCTGCCTCCCTATTCACCCTCCATGCCTGCTATTAATCCTGAATCTCACGCCAAGCCAATTCTTTTTACCAGAAGTGCAGCAGTTTAGGGAAAGCCATAGGTAAGCCAGGGACCCTGGAGACTGGGACTACCCAGGGACACCACCGGAGCGAAACAGGTCACAGAGCTCTAAAGGGAGCGCTCCCTGGCGCCCGCACGAGTGCCCGCGCGAGTGCAAAGCCCAGGACACAGTTGGGGTGGGATGCAGGAGGCAGCAGGCGGGGCACAGCCGcctggcggggggggggcgtGACAGTGCAATTCGCGGCCTCCAGGCTCTCGCCCTCCCAGAGGGCGGTCCGGGTGACGCCTCAGCTGGGGGTGGCCCGTTCGGATCCTCGGGGTGCAGCGGCGGTGGCGCGCCGGCTGCCTCCGGCCCCCCGCGGTTGCACGCGCGCGCGGGGACGGGTCGGGCGGGCGGCGCGCACGTGTGCGGGGGCGCGCGGGGGCCGGGCGCGAGGCTCGGCGGGGAGGCGGGCGGGAGCCGACTGCGTGGAGCAGCTCACCTGCCGCGGCCGCCCGCGCGCCCCGCGCCCTCCCGGCCCTCCCCTCCAGGCCGTCGCCCCTGGTCTCGGGGCCTGGCACGAACATGCGAGAGGAGTAGCCCGCGCGCGTTGGAAACACCAGAGAAGCCCCCTCCATCTGGGCGCGCCAAGGTGACCCCCTCGATGGTCCCCGCCTCGGGGCCGCCGCTCCCGCCGCCCTGTGTGTCCCCCGCGCGCCCACCCCCGCCGCCGCTGTCAGGGGAGCGGCGGCAATGCATGGGCATCTGTCCgtccgtctgtctgtctgcctgtctccaCCCCTTCATTCCACACACTTGCCCTCCCCGACTTGGTGGCGCGGCGTAGCGGCCCACCTGGTACATATGGGGGACGTCTGGGACCCCTCTTTGTTCTGCTTGgggtgtgtgagtgagtgtgtgcacGCGCGTGCGGGCATTTTGGGGAAGGTGGGAGGTCAGTGGAAAGGGGCGCTTTAAAGATTGCATCCAGGACGGCGGCCCCCGGCTCGCAACGTGTCGCGGCCGCGTGGCTGTCTCGGCAGCGGCCCAGAGGTCTGGCAGTTGTTCATTTTCAGCACGCGAGATGCGGTTTCCAAACGTGTACTGCCCGCACTTTGGGAAGCAGCCGCCGCGAGCCCGCGCGCGCCCGCCTCGCTCACCCCCGACTGCGAAGCCCCGCGCTGCGCTTCCCCCGCGCCCAGCGGCCCGCGTGCGGCGGCTGGAAACCGCTGGCACTTTTGCTTTTGTCTTATTGCAGAGCAGCTTTGATGCACGAGGCTGGTGGCATTTGGTAGTAGTGTCTGAGCAGGGGCTGGCTTTCTGTTTGGGTGCTTGGTGCATGATCTCGCATTGCCCTCGTGCAGTCTCTGAGCATTAAAAAGCCTGTCTTTTCGTTGAAGAGGACGGGGGTTAAAATGAATGAAGACCTGAAGGTCAATGCAAGCGGGCTGCCTCGGGATCACTTAGAAGCCGGCTCTGCGGAGAACGTCTCGGCTGCTGTCTCCTCGCAGACTCCTGTGGTGGAGCCCGAGCCCGAGCTCGTAGTGAACCCCTGGGACATTGTCCTGTGCACCTCGGGAACCCTCATCTCCTGTGAGAACGCCGTCGTGGTCCTTATCATTTTCCATAACCCCAGCCTGCGAGCGCCCATGTTCCTGCTCATAGGCAGCCTGGCTCTGGCAGACCTGCTGGCGGGCATCGGACTGGTCATCAATTTTGTGTTTGCCTACCTGCTTCAGTCAGAGGCCACCAAGCTGGTCACGGTCGGACTCATTGtcgcctctttctctgcctctgtctgcagCTTGCTGGCGATCACGGTCGACCGCTACCTTTCCCTGTATTACGCTCTGACATACAATTCGGAGAGAACTGTCACGTTCACCTATGTCATGCTGGTCATGCTGTGGGGGACCTCCATCTGCCTGGGCCTGCTGCCCGTCCTGGGCTGGAACTGCCTCCAGGACGAGTCCACGTGCAGCGTGGTCAGACCGCTCACCAAGAACAACGCCGCCATCCTGTCGGTGTCCTTCCTCTTCACGTTTGCGCTCATGCTCCAGCTCTACGTCCAGATCAGCAAGATCGTGATGAGGCACGCCCATCAGATCGCCCTGCAGCACCACTTCCTGGCCACGTCGCACTACGTGACCACCCGGAAGGGGGTCTCCACGCTGGCCATCATCCTGGGGACCTTCGCCGCCTGCTGGATGCCTTTCACCCTCTACTGCCTGATCGCAGATTCCACCTATCCCTCCATTTACACCTACGCGACGCTCCTGCCCGCCACCTACAATTCCATCATCAACCCTGTCATCTATGCTTTCAGAAACCAGGAGATCCAAAAAGCCCTCTGCCTCGTTTGCTGCGGCTGCGTTCCGTCCAGCCTCTCGCAGAGAGCGCGGTCGCCCAGCGACGTGTAGCAGCGTCCCACCTAGCAGACACTGCGCGCCAAAGCCGGCGTGTACCGAGCACTTCCACTGCCCGGATAAGGGTTGAGGCGCTTTATTCCATTCCTTGTATTGGATTCCCTCGCCAGCCACGGGAGCACTTAGCATTTGTAAAGCAGTGACATCATTTAGAAGAGTTAAGTGATGAGGTGAAAAAGGTGTTGCCAGtgtttttacctttaaaatatatatatatatcgttCTTTGCtaaattgtgttttttttgtttgtttgtgggcG
The sequence above is drawn from the Loxodonta africana isolate mLoxAfr1 chromosome 23, mLoxAfr1.hap2, whole genome shotgun sequence genome and encodes:
- the GPR12 gene encoding G-protein coupled receptor 12, which produces MNEDLKVNASGLPRDHLEAGSAENVSAAVSSQTPVVEPEPELVVNPWDIVLCTSGTLISCENAVVVLIIFHNPSLRAPMFLLIGSLALADLLAGIGLVINFVFAYLLQSEATKLVTVGLIVASFSASVCSLLAITVDRYLSLYYALTYNSERTVTFTYVMLVMLWGTSICLGLLPVLGWNCLQDESTCSVVRPLTKNNAAILSVSFLFTFALMLQLYVQISKIVMRHAHQIALQHHFLATSHYVTTRKGVSTLAIILGTFAACWMPFTLYCLIADSTYPSIYTYATLLPATYNSIINPVIYAFRNQEIQKALCLVCCGCVPSSLSQRARSPSDV